The following coding sequences lie in one Ctenopharyngodon idella isolate HZGC_01 chromosome 11, HZGC01, whole genome shotgun sequence genomic window:
- the LOC127522517 gene encoding inter-alpha-trypsin inhibitor heavy chain H3-like isoform X1 — MMDRAALRLILLGVFLISASSQPVKKKQDVDIYSFYINSTVTSRYATTVITSRVANTLNESQEIQFEVKIPKTAFISKFRMTIEGKTYDGVVKEKQEAQQQYSEAVSRGQSAGLIKSVGRTLEDFKTSVTVAAFSKVTFELTYEELLKRRLGKYELLINAHPMQPVADFKMDVHIQEKPGISFLEVKGDLSTGDLANAIKTTRADKDAWVTFYPTRDQQTKCKSCGENGMNGDLLITYDVERQNPKGEVMVSNGYFVHYFAPSDVPRIPKNVVFIIDRSGSMHGRKIDQTRLALLRILSDLDEDDHFGLITFDSDIDTWKRELLKATKQNLENAKSFVKEIRDRGATDINSAVLAGVGMINRHPREGTASILILLTDGDPTSGETNIERIMANVKEAIGLKFPLYCLGFGHDVNFDFLTKMSLENGGVARRIYEDSDADLQLQGFYEEVAVPLLTDIHLKYTGGTNLTKTSFTLYFNGSEIVVSGQITDNSVESFTTEVIAVSKGSSVTYQDTVMIKDPSDVPPENEDFMQRLWAYLTVKQLLERQVLLKGQEKEDEEKEALKLSLKYQFVTPLTSMVVTKPQKDEVEVADKPKEGGEDPRPPVMGFRPSSRNPIASPGFSQYHFSPGQPGPPGPPGQPGLSGEHGWRSLGSWPAPPAAHPGFHGFDGIVMARYHQMPMIPWESDETVLPTMSVPTVRSNRFLLSAAGQSKPLCFDIPLPHKLKLLQDSASEFSMNGESMTRRKGFSQIVFHYKTNRRLTINTRSIRYHDGQNDVVFLWGQEPTQHSTEGVSLILRSNEMDVTMGNIRVVILLHKKNGDAFLWPAVRQQPKDVSLMGILVTVDNFEGKAEASYEEIQGSQTPTLKIMDQEVKASWEDVTDYTLLSTPVIRCWLVPFRTVMQGDISDFTVTQL; from the exons ATGATGGATCGAGCAGCTCTCAGACTGATTCTCTTGGGTGTCTTTCTCATCTCAGCCAGTTCACAACCTGTTAAGAAG AAACAAGATGTGGATATATACAGCTTCTACATTAACTCCACGGTCACCAGTCGCTACGCCACAACGGTCATCACAAGCCGTGTGGCAAACACACTGAATGAATCTCAAGAGATTCAGTTTGAGGTCAAGATACCCAAAACTGCCTTCATCAGCAAATTCAGAAT gacCATAGAGGGGAAGACATATGATGGTGTGGTGAAGGAAAAACAGGAAGCTCAGCAGCAGTACAGTGAAGCAGTATCTCGAGGACAAAGTGCTGGACTGATCAA ATCCGTTGGAAGGACTTTAGAAGACTTTAAAACTTCAGTGACGGTGGCTGCTTTTAGTAAAGTGACCTTTGAGTTGACCTACGAAGAACTGCTAAAGCGTCGCCTCGGCAAATATGAGTTACTCATCAATGCCCATCCGATGCAGCCGGTGGCAGATTTCAAG ATGGATGTACACATCCAAGAGAAACCAGGAATTTCCTTCTTGGAGGTGAAAGGAGATTTGAGCACCGGTGATCTGGCCAATGCCATCAAAACCACCAGAGCAGACAAAGAC GCATGGGTGACCTTCTACCCCACTCGAGATCAACAGACCAAGTGTAAAAGCTGTGGAGAAAATGGAATGAATGGTGACCTGCTTATAACATACGATGTTGAGAGACAAAATCCTAAAGGAGAAGTTATG GTATCAAATGGCTATTTTGTCCACTACTTTGCACCCTCTGATGTTCCACGTATTCCCAAAAATGTGGTGTTTATCATTGACCGGAGCGGTTCTATGCACGGCAGAAAAATAGATCAG ACTCGTTTGGCACTGCTAAGGATTTTAAGTGATCTTGATGAGGATGACCACTTTGGATTGATCACCTTCGACAGTGACATTGACACATGGAAGCGTGAACTCCTGAAAGCTACCAAGCAAAACCTGGAGAATGCAAAATCTTTTGTGAAGGAGATCAGAGATAGAGGAG CCACAGACATAAACAGTGCAGTTCTAGCAGGAGTGGGCATGATCAATCGACATCCACGAGAGGGAACCGCCTCCATCCTGATCCTGCTGACTGATGGAGATCCCACTTCAG GTGAAACTAACATAGAGAGGATAATGGCCAATGTGAAAGAGGCCATTGGGCTGAAGTTTCCCCTCTATTGTCTTGGTTTTGGACATGATGTTAACTTTGACTTCCTGACAAAGATGTCACTGGAAAATGGTGGAGTTGCTCGCAGGATTTATGAAGATTCGGACGCTGATCTACAGCTGCAG GGCTTCTATGAGGAAGTTGCCGTCCCTCTCCTCACTGATATTCaccttaaatacacaggagggACAAACCTTACCAAGACCAGCTTTACCCTGTACTTCAACGGCTCTGAGATTGTGGTATCAGGACAAATCACAGACAACAGTGTGGAGAGTTTCACCACTGAAGTCATTGCAGTATCA AAAGGCAGCAGTGTGACGTATCAAGACACTGTAATGATAAAAGACCCCAGTGATGTCCCACCTGAGAATGAAGATTTCATGCAGAGACTGTGGGCCTACCTTACAGTGAAGCAACTTCTGGAAAGGCA GGTGCTTCTTAAAGGACAAGAGAAAGAGGATGAAGAGAAAGAAGCTCTCAAACTCTCTCTGAAATACCAGTTTGTCACCCCCCTCACCTCTATGGTCGTCACTAAGCCACAGAAAGATGAAGTGGAAGTTGCTGACAAACCCAAAGAGGGAGGAGAGGATCCCAGACCTCCAG taatGGGTTTCCGTCCTTCATCTCGGAATCCTATTGCAT CACCAGGATTTAGTCAGTACCATTTCAGTCCTGGTCAGCCCGGTCCGCCTGGTCCGCCTGGTCAGCCTGGTCTAAGCGGTGAGCATGGTTGGCGCAGTCTGGGCAGTTGGCCTGCTCCGCCTGCTGCTCATCCAGGGTTCCATG gttttgaTGGTATTGTGATGGCCAGATATC ATCAAATGCCCATGATTCCATGGGAGAGTGATGAAACTGTTCTCCCTACTATGTCAG TTCCAACAGTTCGTAGCAATCGGTTCCTGCTGTCTGCTGCTGGACAGTCTAAACCACTTTGTTTTGACATTCCTCTTCCTCACAAACTCAAACTGCTACAGGATTCTGCTTCAG AGTTCTCTATGAATGGAGAATCCATGACTAGACGAAAGGGATTCAGTCAAATTGTCTTTCATTACAAAACAAACCGTCGCCTGACAATAAACACAAGGTCTATCAGATACCACGATGGCCAGAATGATGTTGTGTTTTTGTGGGGCCAGGAACCTACTCAACACAGTACAGAGGG CGTGTCTCTGATTCTACGGAGTAATGAAATGGACGTTACAATGGGAAACATACGCGTTGTTATTCTTCTTCACAAGAAAAATGGTGACGCGTTTCTGTGGCCTGCCGTTCGGCAACAGCCAAAAGATGTCAGTTTGATGGGTATTTTAG TAACTGTGGATAATTTTGAAGGAAAAGCTGAGGCTTCATATGAGGAGATTCAAGGATCTCAAACACCAACTCTAAAGATAATGGACCAGGAAGTGAAGGCGAGCTG GGAGGATGTCACAGACTACACACTTCTTTCAACTCCAGTTATCAGATGTTGGCTTGTCCCGTTCCGGACTGTGATGCAGGGAGACATTTCTGATTTCACTGTCACTCAGCTGTAG
- the LOC127522517 gene encoding inter-alpha-trypsin inhibitor heavy chain H3-like isoform X9, with amino-acid sequence MMDRAALRLILLGVFLISASSQPVKKKQDVDIYSFYINSTVTSRYATTVITSRVANTLNESQEIQFEVKIPKTAFISKFRMTIEGKTYDGVVKGKQEAQQQYSKAVSRGQSAGLIKSVGRTLEDFKTSVTVAAFSKVTFELTYEELLKRRLGKYELLINAQPMQPVADFKMDVHIQEKPGISFLEVKGDFSTGDLANAIKTTRADKDAWVTFYPTRDQQTKCKSCGENGMNGDLLITYDVERQNPKGEVMVSNGYFVHYFAPSDVPRIPKNVVFIIDRSGSMHGRKIDQTRLALLRILSDLDEDDHFGLITFDSDIDTWKRELLKATKQNLENAKSFVKEIRDRGATDINSAVLAGVGMINRHPREGTASILILLTDGDPTSGETNIERIMANVKEAIGLKFPLYCLGFGHDVNFDFLTKMSLENGGVARRIYEDSDADLQLQGFYEEVAVPLLTDIHLKYTGGTNLTKTSFTLYFNGSEIVVSGQITDNSVESFTTEVIAVSKGSSVTYQDTVMIKDPSDVPPENEDFMQRLWAYLTVKQLLERQVLLKGQEKEDEEKEALKLSLKYQFVTPLTSMVVTKPQKDEVEVADKPKEGGEDPRPPVMGFRPSSRNPIASPGFSQYHFSPGQPGPPGPPGQPGLSGEHGWRSLGSWPAPPAAHPGFHGFDGIVMARYHQMPMIPWESDETVLPTMSVPTVRSNRFLLSAAGQSKPLCFDIPLPHKLKLLQDSASEFSMNGESMTRRKGFSQIVFHYKTNRRLTINTRSIRYHDGQNDVVFLWGQEPTQHSTEGVSLILRSNEMDVTMGNIRVVILLHKKNGDAFLWPAVRQQPKDVSLMGILVTVDNFEGKAEASYEEIQGSQTPTLKIMDQEVKASWEDVTDYTLLSTPVIRCWLVPFRTVMQGDISDFTVTQL; translated from the exons ATGATGGATCGAGCAGCTCTCAGACTGATTCTCTTGGGTGTCTTTCTCATCTCAGCCAGTTCACAACCTGTTAAGAAG AAACAAGATGTGGATATATACAGCTTCTACATTAACTCCACGGTCACCAGTCGCTACGCCACAACGGTCATCACAAGCCGTGTGGCGAACACACTGAATGAATCTCAAGAGATCCAGTTTGAGGTCAAGATACCCAAGACTGCCTTCATCAGCAAATTCAGAAT gacCATAGAGGGGAAGACATATGATGGCGTTGTGAAGGGAAAACAGGAAGCTCAGCAGCAGTACAGTAAAGCAGTATCTCGAGGACAAAGTGCTGGACTGATCAA aTCTGTTGGAAGGACTTTAGAAGACTTTAAAACTTCAGTGACGGTGGCTGCTTTTAGTAAAGTGACCTTTGAGTTGACCTACGAAGAACTGCTAAAGCGTCGCCTCGGCAAATATGAGTTACTCATCAATGCCCAACCGATGCAGCCGGTGGCAGATTTCAAG ATGGATGTACACATCCAAGAGAAACCAGGAATTTCCTTCTTGGAGGTGAAAGGAGATTTCAGCACCGGTGATCTGGCCAATGCCATCAAAACGACCAGAGCAGACAAAGAC GCATGGGTGACCTTCTACCCCACTCGAGATCAACAGACCAAGTGTAAAAGCTGTGGAGAAAATGGAATGAATGGTGACCTGCTTATAACATACGATGTTGAGAGACAAAATCCTAAAGGAGAAGTTATG GTATCAAATGGCTATTTTGTCCACTACTTTGCACCCTCTGATGTTCCACGTATTCCCAAAAATGTGGTGTTTATCATTGACCGGAGCGGTTCTATGCACGGCAGAAAAATAGATCAG ACTCGTTTGGCACTGCTAAGGATTTTAAGTGATCTTGATGAGGATGACCACTTTGGATTGATCACCTTCGACAGTGACATTGACACATGGAAGCGTGAACTCCTGAAAGCTACCAAGCAAAACCTGGAGAATGCAAAATCTTTTGTGAAGGAGATCAGAGATAGAGGAG CCACAGACATAAACAGTGCAGTTCTAGCAGGAGTGGGCATGATCAATCGACATCCACGAGAGGGAACCGCCTCCATCCTGATCCTGCTGACTGATGGAGATCCCACTTCAG GTGAAACTAACATAGAGAGGATAATGGCCAATGTGAAAGAGGCCATTGGGCTGAAGTTTCCCCTCTATTGTCTTGGTTTTGGACATGATGTTAACTTTGACTTCCTGACAAAGATGTCACTGGAAAATGGTGGAGTTGCTCGCAGGATTTATGAAGATTCGGACGCTGATCTACAGCTGCAG GGCTTCTATGAGGAAGTTGCCGTCCCTCTCCTCACTGATATTCaccttaaatacacaggagggACAAACCTTACCAAGACCAGCTTTACCCTGTACTTCAACGGCTCTGAGATTGTGGTATCAGGACAAATCACAGACAACAGTGTGGAGAGTTTCACCACTGAAGTCATTGCAGTATCA AAAGGCAGCAGTGTGACGTATCAAGACACTGTAATGATAAAAGACCCCAGTGATGTCCCACCTGAGAATGAAGATTTCATGCAGAGACTGTGGGCCTACCTTACAGTGAAGCAACTTCTGGAAAGGCA GGTGCTTCTTAAAGGACAAGAGAAAGAGGATGAAGAGAAAGAAGCTCTCAAACTCTCTCTGAAATACCAGTTTGTCACCCCCCTCACCTCTATGGTCGTCACTAAGCCACAGAAAGATGAAGTGGAAGTTGCTGACAAACCCAAAGAGGGAGGAGAGGATCCCAGACCTCCAG taatGGGTTTCCGTCCTTCATCTCGGAATCCTATTGCAT CACCAGGATTTAGTCAGTACCATTTCAGTCCTGGTCAGCCCGGTCCGCCTGGTCCGCCTGGTCAGCCTGGTCTAAGCGGTGAGCATGGTTGGCGCAGTCTGGGCAGTTGGCCTGCTCCGCCTGCTGCTCATCCAGGGTTCCATG gttttgaTGGTATTGTGATGGCCAGATATC ATCAAATGCCCATGATTCCATGGGAGAGTGATGAAACTGTTCTCCCTACTATGTCAG TTCCAACAGTTCGTAGCAATCGGTTCCTGCTGTCTGCTGCTGGACAGTCTAAACCACTTTGTTTTGACATTCCTCTTCCTCACAAACTCAAACTGCTACAGGATTCTGCTTCAG AGTTCTCTATGAATGGAGAATCCATGACTAGACGAAAGGGATTCAGTCAAATTGTCTTTCATTACAAAACAAACCGTCGCCTGACAATAAACACAAGGTCTATCAGATACCACGATGGCCAGAATGATGTTGTGTTTTTGTGGGGCCAGGAACCTACTCAACACAGTACAGAGGG CGTGTCTCTGATTCTACGGAGTAATGAAATGGACGTTACAATGGGAAACATACGCGTTGTTATTCTTCTTCACAAGAAAAATGGTGACGCGTTTCTGTGGCCTGCCGTTCGGCAACAGCCAAAAGATGTCAGTTTGATGGGTATTTTAG TAACTGTGGATAATTTTGAAGGAAAAGCTGAGGCTTCATATGAGGAGATTCAAGGATCTCAAACACCAACTCTAAAGATAATGGACCAGGAAGTGAAGGCGAGCTG GGAGGATGTCACAGACTACACACTTCTTTCAACTCCAGTTATCAGATGTTGGCTTGTCCCGTTCCGGACTGTGATGCAGGGAGACATTTCTGATTTCACTGTCACTCAGCTGTAG
- the LOC127522517 gene encoding inter-alpha-trypsin inhibitor heavy chain H3-like isoform X15, which yields MMDRAALRLILLGVFLISASSQPVKKKQDVDIYSFYINSTVTSRYATTVITSRVANTLNESQEIQFEVKIPKTAFISKFRMTIEGKTYDGVVKGKQEAQQQYSKAVSRGQSAGLIKSVGRTLEDFKTSVTVAAFSKVTFELTYEELLKRRLGKYELLINAQPMQPVADFKMDVHIQEKPGISFLEVKGDFSTGDLANAIKTTRADKDAWVTFYPTRDQQTKCKSCGENGLNGDLLITYDVERQNPKGEVMVSNGYFVHYFAPSDVPRIPKNVVFIIDQSGSMHGRKIDQTRLALLRILSDLDEDDHFGLITFDSDIDTWKRELLKATKQNLENAKSFVKEIRERGATDINAAVLAGVDMINRHPREGTASILILLTDGDPTSGETNIERIMANVKEAIGLKFPLYCLGFGHDVNFDFLTKMSLENGGVARRIYEDSDADLQLQGFYEEVAVPLLTDIQLKYTGGTNLTKTSFTLYFNGSEIVVSGQITDNSVESFTTEVIAVSKDNNVTYQDTIMIKDPSDVPPENEDFMQRLWAYLTVKQLLERQVLLKGQEKEDEEKEALKLSLKYQFVTPLTSMVVTKPQKDEVEVAEKPKEGGKGPRPPVMGFRPSSRNPIASPGFSQYHFSPGQPGPPGPPGQPGLSGFDGIVMARYHQMPMIPWESDETVLPTMSVPTVRSNRFLLSAAGQSKPLCFDIPLPHKLKLLQDSASEFSMNGESMTRRKGFSQIVFHYKTNRRLTINTRSIRYHDGQNDVVFLWGQEPTQHSTEGVSLILRSNEMDVTMGNIRVVILLHKKNGDAFLWPAVRQQPKDVSLMGILVTVDNFEGKAEASYEEIQGSQTPTLKIMDQEVKASWEDVTDYTLLSTPVIRCWLVPFRTVMQGDISDFTVTQL from the exons ATGATGGATCGAGCAGCTCTCAGACTGATTCTCTTGGGTGTCTTTCTCATCTCAGCCAGTTCACAACCTGTTAAGAAG AAACAAGATGTGGATATATACAGCTTCTACATTAACTCCACGGTCACCAGTCGCTACGCCACAACGGTCATCACAAGCCGTGTGGCGAACACACTGAATGAATCTCAAGAGATCCAGTTTGAGGTCAAGATACCCAAGACTGCCTTCATCAGCAAATTCAGAAT gacCATAGAGGGGAAGACATATGATGGCGTTGTGAAGGGAAAACAGGAAGCTCAGCAGCAGTACAGTAAAGCAGTATCTCGAGGACAAAGTGCTGGACTGATCAA aTCTGTTGGAAGGACTTTAGAAGACTTTAAAACTTCAGTGACGGTGGCTGCTTTTAGTAAAGTGACCTTTGAGTTGACCTACGAAGAACTGCTAAAGCGTCGCCTCGGCAAATATGAGTTACTCATCAATGCCCAACCGATGCAGCCGGTGGCAGATTTCAAG ATGGATGTACACATCCAAGAGAAACCAGGAATTTCCTTCTTGGAGGTGAAAGGAGATTTCAGCACCGGTGATCTGGCCAATGCCATCAAAACGACCAGAGCAGACAAAGAC GCATGGGTGACCTTCTACCCCACTCGAGATCAACAGACCAAGTGTAAAAGCTGTGGAGAAAATGGACTGAATGGTGACCTGCTTATAACATACGATGTTGAGAGACAAAATCCTAAAGGAGAAGTTATG GTATCAAATGGCTATTTTGTCCACTACTTTGCACCCTCTGATGTTCCACGTATTCCCAAAAATGTGGTGTTTATCATTGACCAGAGCGGTTCTATGCACGGCAGAAAAATAGATCAG ACTCGTTTGGCACTGCTAAGGATTTTAAGTGATCTTGATGAGGATGACCACTTTGGATTGATCACCTTCGACAGTGACATTGACACATGGAAGCGTGAACTCCTGAAAGCTACCAAGCAAAACCTGGAGAATGCAAAATCTTTTGTGAAGGAGATCAGAGAAAGAGGAG CCACAGACATAAACGCTGCAGTTCTAGCAGGAGTGGACATGATCAATCGACATCCACGAGAGGGAACCGCCTCCATCCTGATCCTGCTGACTGATGGAGATCCCACTTCAG GTGAAACTAACATAGAGAGGATAATGGCCAATGTGAAAGAGGCCATTGGGCTGAAGTTTCCCCTCTATTGTCTTGGTTTTGGACATGATGTTAACTTTGACTTCCTGACAAAGATGTCACTGGAAAATGGTGGAGTTGCTCGCAGGATTTATGAAGATTCGGACGCTGATCTACAGCTGCAG GGCTTCTATGAGGAAGTTGCCGTCCCTCTCCTCACTGATATtcaacttaaatacacaggagggACAAACCTTACCAAGACCAGCTTTACCCTGTACTTCAACGGCTCTGAGATTGTGGTATCAGGACAAATCACAGACAACAGTGTGGAGAGTTTCACCACTGAAGTCATTGCAGTATCA AAAGACAATAATGTGACGTATCAAGACACTATAATGATAAAAGACCCCAGTGATGTCCCACCTGAGAATGAAGATTTCATGCAGAGACTGTGGGCCTACCTTACAGTGAAGCAACTTCTAGAAAGGCA GGTGCTTCTTAAAGGACAAGAGAAAGAGGATGAAGAGAAAGAAGCTCTCAAACTCTCTCTGAAATACCAGTTTGTCACCCCCCTCACCTCTATGGTCGTCACTAAGCCACAGAAAGATGAAGTGGAAGTTGCCGAAAAACCCAAAGAGGGAGGAAAGGGTCCCAGACCTCCAG taatGGGTTTCCGTCCTTCATCTCGGAATCCTATTGCAT CACCAGGATTTAGTCAGTACCATTTCAGTCCTGGTCAGCCCGGTCCGCCTGGTCCGCCTGGTCAGCCTGGTCTAAGCG gttttgaTGGTATTGTGATGGCCAGATATC ATCAAATGCCCATGATTCCATGGGAGAGTGATGAAACTGTTCTCCCTACTATGTCAG TTCCAACAGTTCGTAGCAATCGGTTCCTGCTGTCTGCTGCTGGACAGTCTAAACCACTTTGTTTTGACATTCCTCTTCCTCACAAACTCAAACTGCTACAGGATTCTGCTTCAG AGTTCTCTATGAATGGAGAATCCATGACTAGACGAAAGGGATTCAGTCAAATTGTCTTTCATTACAAAACAAACCGTCGCCTGACAATAAACACAAGGTCTATCAGATACCACGATGGCCAGAATGATGTTGTGTTTTTGTGGGGCCAGGAACCTACTCAACACAGTACAGAGGG CGTGTCTCTGATTCTACGGAGTAATGAAATGGACGTTACAATGGGAAACATACGCGTTGTTATTCTTCTTCACAAGAAAAATGGTGACGCGTTTCTGTGGCCTGCCGTTCGGCAACAGCCAAAAGATGTCAGTTTGATGGGTATTTTAG TAACTGTGGATAATTTTGAAGGAAAAGCTGAGGCTTCATATGAGGAGATTCAAGGATCTCAAACACCAACTCTAAAGATAATGGACCAGGAAGTGAAGGCGAGCTG GGAGGATGTCACAGACTACACACTTCTTTCAACTCCAGTTATCAGATGTTGGCTTGTCCCGTTCCGGACTGTGATGCAGGGAGACATTTCTGATTTCACTGTCACTCAGCTGTAG
- the LOC127522517 gene encoding inter-alpha-trypsin inhibitor heavy chain H3-like isoform X8, whose product MMDRAALRLILLGVFLISASSQPVKKKQDVDIYSFYINSTVTSRYATTVITSRVANTLNESQEIQFEVKIPKTAFISKFRMTIEGKTYDGVVKGKQEAQQQYSKAVSRGQSAGLIKSVGRTLEDFKTSVTVAAFSKVTFELTYEELLKRRLGKYELLINAQPMQPVADFKMDVHIQEKPGISFLEVKGDFSTGDLANAIKTTRADKDAWVTFYPTRDQQTKCKSCGENGLNGDLLITYDVERQNPKGEVMVSNGYFVHYFAPSDVPRIPKNVVFIIDRSGSMHGRKIDQTRLALLRILSDLDEDDHFGLITFDSDIDTWKRELLKATKQNLENAKSFVKEIRDRGATDINSAVLAGVGMINRHPREGTASILILLTDGDPTSGETNIERIMANVKEAIGLKFPLYCLGFGHDVNFDFLTKMSLENGGVARRIYEDSDADLQLQGFYEEVAVPLLTDIHLKYTGGTNLTKTSFTLYFNGSEIVVSGQITDNSVESFTTEVIAVSKGSSVTYQDTVMIKDPSDVPPENEDFMQRLWAYLTVKQLLERQVLLKGQEKEDEEKEALKLSLKYQFVTPLTSMVVTKPQKDEVEVADKPKEGGEDPRPPVMGFRPSSRNPIASPGFSQYHFSPGQPGPPGPPGQPGLSGEHGWRSLGSWPAPPAAHPGFHGFDGIVMARYHQMPMIPWESDETVLPTMSVPTVRSNRFLLSAAGQSKPLCFDIPLPHKLKLLQDSASEFSMNGESMTRRKGFSQIVFHYKTNRRLTINTRSIRYHDGQNDVVFLWGQEPTQHSTEGVSLILRSNEMDVTMGNIRVVILLHKKNGDAFLWPAVRQQPKDVSLMGILVTVDNFEGKAEASYEEIQGSQTPTLKIMDQEVKASWEDVTDYTLLSTPVIRCWLVPFRTVMQGDISDFTVTQL is encoded by the exons ATGATGGATCGAGCAGCTCTCAGACTGATTCTCTTGGGTGTCTTTCTCATCTCAGCCAGTTCACAACCTGTTAAGAAG AAACAAGATGTGGATATATACAGCTTCTACATTAACTCCACGGTCACCAGTCGCTACGCCACAACGGTCATCACAAGCCGTGTGGCGAACACACTGAATGAATCTCAAGAGATCCAGTTTGAGGTCAAGATACCCAAGACTGCCTTCATCAGCAAATTCAGAAT gacCATAGAGGGGAAGACATATGATGGCGTTGTGAAGGGAAAACAGGAAGCTCAGCAGCAGTACAGTAAAGCAGTATCTCGAGGACAAAGTGCTGGACTGATCAA aTCTGTTGGAAGGACTTTAGAAGACTTTAAAACTTCAGTGACGGTGGCTGCTTTTAGTAAAGTGACCTTTGAGTTGACCTACGAAGAACTGCTAAAGCGTCGCCTCGGCAAATATGAGTTACTCATCAATGCCCAACCGATGCAGCCGGTGGCAGATTTCAAG ATGGATGTACACATCCAAGAGAAACCAGGAATTTCCTTCTTGGAGGTGAAAGGAGATTTCAGCACCGGTGATCTGGCCAATGCCATCAAAACGACCAGAGCAGACAAAGAC GCATGGGTGACCTTCTACCCCACTCGAGATCAACAGACCAAGTGTAAAAGCTGTGGAGAAAATGGACTGAATGGTGACCTGCTTATAACATACGATGTTGAGAGACAAAATCCTAAAGGAGAAGTTATG GTATCAAATGGCTATTTTGTCCACTACTTTGCACCCTCTGATGTTCCACGTATTCCCAAAAATGTGGTGTTTATCATTGACCGGAGCGGTTCTATGCACGGCAGAAAAATAGATCAG ACTCGTTTGGCACTGCTAAGGATTTTAAGTGATCTTGATGAGGATGACCACTTTGGATTGATCACCTTCGACAGTGACATTGACACATGGAAGCGTGAACTCCTGAAAGCTACCAAGCAAAACCTGGAGAATGCAAAATCTTTTGTGAAGGAGATCAGAGATAGAGGAG CCACAGACATAAACAGTGCAGTTCTAGCAGGAGTGGGCATGATCAATCGACATCCACGAGAGGGAACCGCCTCCATCCTGATCCTGCTGACTGATGGAGATCCCACTTCAG GTGAAACTAACATAGAGAGGATAATGGCCAATGTGAAAGAGGCCATTGGGCTGAAGTTTCCCCTCTATTGTCTTGGTTTTGGACATGATGTTAACTTTGACTTCCTGACAAAGATGTCACTGGAAAATGGTGGAGTTGCTCGCAGGATTTATGAAGATTCGGACGCTGATCTACAGCTGCAG GGCTTCTATGAGGAAGTTGCCGTCCCTCTCCTCACTGATATTCaccttaaatacacaggagggACAAACCTTACCAAGACCAGCTTTACCCTGTACTTCAACGGCTCTGAGATTGTGGTATCAGGACAAATCACAGACAACAGTGTGGAGAGTTTCACCACTGAAGTCATTGCAGTATCA AAAGGCAGCAGTGTGACGTATCAAGACACTGTAATGATAAAAGACCCCAGTGATGTCCCACCTGAGAATGAAGATTTCATGCAGAGACTGTGGGCCTACCTTACAGTGAAGCAACTTCTGGAAAGGCA GGTGCTTCTTAAAGGACAAGAGAAAGAGGATGAAGAGAAAGAAGCTCTCAAACTCTCTCTGAAATACCAGTTTGTCACCCCCCTCACCTCTATGGTCGTCACTAAGCCACAGAAAGATGAAGTGGAAGTTGCTGACAAACCCAAAGAGGGAGGAGAGGATCCCAGACCTCCAG taatGGGTTTCCGTCCTTCATCTCGGAATCCTATTGCAT CACCAGGATTTAGTCAGTACCATTTCAGTCCTGGTCAGCCCGGTCCGCCTGGTCCGCCTGGTCAGCCTGGTCTAAGCGGTGAGCATGGTTGGCGCAGTCTGGGCAGTTGGCCTGCTCCGCCTGCTGCTCATCCAGGGTTCCATG gttttgaTGGTATTGTGATGGCCAGATATC ATCAAATGCCCATGATTCCATGGGAGAGTGATGAAACTGTTCTCCCTACTATGTCAG TTCCAACAGTTCGTAGCAATCGGTTCCTGCTGTCTGCTGCTGGACAGTCTAAACCACTTTGTTTTGACATTCCTCTTCCTCACAAACTCAAACTGCTACAGGATTCTGCTTCAG AGTTCTCTATGAATGGAGAATCCATGACTAGACGAAAGGGATTCAGTCAAATTGTCTTTCATTACAAAACAAACCGTCGCCTGACAATAAACACAAGGTCTATCAGATACCACGATGGCCAGAATGATGTTGTGTTTTTGTGGGGCCAGGAACCTACTCAACACAGTACAGAGGG CGTGTCTCTGATTCTACGGAGTAATGAAATGGACGTTACAATGGGAAACATACGCGTTGTTATTCTTCTTCACAAGAAAAATGGTGACGCGTTTCTGTGGCCTGCCGTTCGGCAACAGCCAAAAGATGTCAGTTTGATGGGTATTTTAG TAACTGTGGATAATTTTGAAGGAAAAGCTGAGGCTTCATATGAGGAGATTCAAGGATCTCAAACACCAACTCTAAAGATAATGGACCAGGAAGTGAAGGCGAGCTG GGAGGATGTCACAGACTACACACTTCTTTCAACTCCAGTTATCAGATGTTGGCTTGTCCCGTTCCGGACTGTGATGCAGGGAGACATTTCTGATTTCACTGTCACTCAGCTGTAG